The following proteins come from a genomic window of Neofelis nebulosa isolate mNeoNeb1 chromosome 5, mNeoNeb1.pri, whole genome shotgun sequence:
- the LOC131511627 gene encoding caspase-14-like isoform X6 gives MATSLGSGWRWGSDGRQAPPKITPTVEELQSRVQETLDLLSPRELSHFRVLLKTVDERPRVSPVRLELEGDSKAGLARLLAQHYYLPAVSRVLVKVLQQLRRADLLPRWQSAEDDDRREIPRKILKRSYDCVDGELDCYDLSGKRKAFLMCVEKNRPGAHRDVMLMTEWLGQCQFEHTSCIDPNKMELLGKISSFRDGLNEIKDDVGCCLVTLMSHGEKGFIKMKDGERVSLEDIFEMFNNKNCPALQEKPKIFIIQACRGEKRDNGVETDDEPMESDDVSEKRRLPTFSDYFIIYPTQAVL, from the exons ATGGCGACGAGCCTTGGGAGCGGCTGGCGCTGGGGGTCCGACGGCCGCCAGGCGCCTCCGAAGATCACGCCGACCGTGGAGGAGCTGCAGAGCCGCGTGCAAGAGACGCTGGACCTGCTGTCCCCGCGGGAGCTGAGCCACTTCCGCGTCCTCCTCAAGACCGTGGACGAGCGGCCGCGCGTGAGCCCCGTGCGGCTGGAGCTGGAGGGCGACAGCAAGGCGGGGCTGGCCCGTCTCCTGGCCCAGCACTACTACCTGCCCGCCGTGTCGCGCGTTCTCGTCAAGGTGCTGCAGCAGCTGCGCCGCGCCGACCTGCTGCCGCGCTGGCAGAGCGCGGAAGACGACGACCGCCGGG AGATTCCAAGAAAGATTCTAAAGAGAAGCTATGACTGCGTGGATGGCGAACTG GACTGTTACGACCTGAGTGGCAAGCGGAAGGCTTTCCTCATGTGTGTGGAGAAGAACAGACCCGGGGCTCACCGGGACGTCATGCTAATGACCGAATGGCTTGGCCAATGCCAGTTTGAGCATACTTCGTGCATCGATCCcaacaaaatg GAGTTACTTGGGAAAATATCATCATTTCGGGATGGACTCAATGAAATTAAGGATGATGTTGGCTGTTGCCTTGTTACTCTTATGTCCCACGGGGAGAAAGGCTTTATTAAGATGAAAGATGGTGAGAGAGTCAGCCTGGAggacatttttgaaatgtttaataataaaaattgtccGGCACTTCAAGAGAAACCAAAGATCTTTATAATCCAGGCCTGCAGAGGAG agaaaagagataATGGTGTTGAGACAGACGATGAACCCATGGAGTCTGATGACGTATCTGAGAAGAGGAGGCTGCCCACATTCAGTGATTACTTCATCATCTATCCTACCCAGGCAG TGCTGTGA
- the LOC131511627 gene encoding caspase-14-like isoform X3: MATSLGSGWRWGSDGRQAPPKITPTVEELQSRVQETLDLLSPRELSHFRVLLKTVDERPRVSPVRLELEGDSKAGLARLLAQHYYLPAVSRVLVKVLQQLRRADLLPRWQSAEDDDRREIPRKILKRSYDCVDGELDCYDLSGKRKAFLMCVEKNRPGAHRDVMLMTEWLGQCQFEHTSCIDPNKMELLGKISSFRDGLNEIKDDVGCCLVTLMSHGEKGFIKMKDGERVSLEDIFEMFNNKNCPALQEKPKIFIIQACRGEKRDNGVETDDEPMESDDVSEKRRLPTFSDYFIIYPTQADHVALRHPRTGSVMIEAMAEVFKQHGNKWHIADFFTKD, encoded by the exons ATGGCGACGAGCCTTGGGAGCGGCTGGCGCTGGGGGTCCGACGGCCGCCAGGCGCCTCCGAAGATCACGCCGACCGTGGAGGAGCTGCAGAGCCGCGTGCAAGAGACGCTGGACCTGCTGTCCCCGCGGGAGCTGAGCCACTTCCGCGTCCTCCTCAAGACCGTGGACGAGCGGCCGCGCGTGAGCCCCGTGCGGCTGGAGCTGGAGGGCGACAGCAAGGCGGGGCTGGCCCGTCTCCTGGCCCAGCACTACTACCTGCCCGCCGTGTCGCGCGTTCTCGTCAAGGTGCTGCAGCAGCTGCGCCGCGCCGACCTGCTGCCGCGCTGGCAGAGCGCGGAAGACGACGACCGCCGGG AGATTCCAAGAAAGATTCTAAAGAGAAGCTATGACTGCGTGGATGGCGAACTG GACTGTTACGACCTGAGTGGCAAGCGGAAGGCTTTCCTCATGTGTGTGGAGAAGAACAGACCCGGGGCTCACCGGGACGTCATGCTAATGACCGAATGGCTTGGCCAATGCCAGTTTGAGCATACTTCGTGCATCGATCCcaacaaaatg GAGTTACTTGGGAAAATATCATCATTTCGGGATGGACTCAATGAAATTAAGGATGATGTTGGCTGTTGCCTTGTTACTCTTATGTCCCACGGGGAGAAAGGCTTTATTAAGATGAAAGATGGTGAGAGAGTCAGCCTGGAggacatttttgaaatgtttaataataaaaattgtccGGCACTTCAAGAGAAACCAAAGATCTTTATAATCCAGGCCTGCAGAGGAG agaaaagagataATGGTGTTGAGACAGACGATGAACCCATGGAGTCTGATGACGTATCTGAGAAGAGGAGGCTGCCCACATTCAGTGATTACTTCATCATCTATCCTACCCAGGCAG ATCACGTTGCTTTACGGCACCCTCGCACGGGCTCGGTGATGATTGAAGCGATGGCTGAGGTCTTTAAACAGCATGGAAATAAGTGGCACATCGCTGACTTTTTCACCAAA GATTGA
- the LOC131511627 gene encoding uncharacterized protein LOC131511627 isoform X1 — translation MATSLGSGWRWGSDGRQAPPKITPTVEELQSRVQETLDLLSPRELSHFRVLLKTVDERPRVSPVRLELEGDSKAGLARLLAQHYYLPAVSRVLVKVLQQLRRADLLPRWQSAEDDDRREIPRKILKRSYDCVDGELDCYDLSGKRKAFLMCVEKNRPGAHRDVMLMTEWLGQCQFEHTSCIDPNKMELLGKISSFRDGLNEIKDDVGCCLVTLMSHGEKGFIKMKDGERVSLEDIFEMFNNKNCPALQEKPKIFIIQACRGEKRDNGVETDDEPMESDDVSEKRRLPTFSDYFIIYPTQADHVALRHPRTGSVMIEAMAEVFKQHGNKWHIADFFTKMRIQLSFPTPLRDLLGFTSPVTDGGESVAELAPQPGQSASRVHALITITYELLHTCPRYGNYFCFFKIERFNFNNLHMMLNSPSNSFSPHLRSELGGGGT, via the exons ATGGCGACGAGCCTTGGGAGCGGCTGGCGCTGGGGGTCCGACGGCCGCCAGGCGCCTCCGAAGATCACGCCGACCGTGGAGGAGCTGCAGAGCCGCGTGCAAGAGACGCTGGACCTGCTGTCCCCGCGGGAGCTGAGCCACTTCCGCGTCCTCCTCAAGACCGTGGACGAGCGGCCGCGCGTGAGCCCCGTGCGGCTGGAGCTGGAGGGCGACAGCAAGGCGGGGCTGGCCCGTCTCCTGGCCCAGCACTACTACCTGCCCGCCGTGTCGCGCGTTCTCGTCAAGGTGCTGCAGCAGCTGCGCCGCGCCGACCTGCTGCCGCGCTGGCAGAGCGCGGAAGACGACGACCGCCGGG AGATTCCAAGAAAGATTCTAAAGAGAAGCTATGACTGCGTGGATGGCGAACTG GACTGTTACGACCTGAGTGGCAAGCGGAAGGCTTTCCTCATGTGTGTGGAGAAGAACAGACCCGGGGCTCACCGGGACGTCATGCTAATGACCGAATGGCTTGGCCAATGCCAGTTTGAGCATACTTCGTGCATCGATCCcaacaaaatg GAGTTACTTGGGAAAATATCATCATTTCGGGATGGACTCAATGAAATTAAGGATGATGTTGGCTGTTGCCTTGTTACTCTTATGTCCCACGGGGAGAAAGGCTTTATTAAGATGAAAGATGGTGAGAGAGTCAGCCTGGAggacatttttgaaatgtttaataataaaaattgtccGGCACTTCAAGAGAAACCAAAGATCTTTATAATCCAGGCCTGCAGAGGAG agaaaagagataATGGTGTTGAGACAGACGATGAACCCATGGAGTCTGATGACGTATCTGAGAAGAGGAGGCTGCCCACATTCAGTGATTACTTCATCATCTATCCTACCCAGGCAG ATCACGTTGCTTTACGGCACCCTCGCACGGGCTCGGTGATGATTGAAGCGATGGCTGAGGTCTTTAAACAGCATGGAAATAAGTGGCACATCGCTGACTTTTTCACCAAA ATGCGAATCCAGTTAAGCTTTCCAACACCCCTCAGGGACCTCCTGGGATTCACATCCCCTGTGACAGATGGGGGCGAGTCGGTGGCCGAGCTGGCACCCCAGCCTGGGCAGAGTGCTTCTAGAGTTCATGCCCTAATCACAATTACATATGAATTACTCCACACCTGCCCAAGGTATGGtaactatttttgtttctttaaaatagaaagatttaattttaataatttacatatgATGCTTAACAGCCCTTCAAACTCCTTCTCACCTCATTTGAGGTCagagttgggtgggggtgggacgtGA
- the LOC131511627 gene encoding caspase-14-like isoform X5, with protein MATSLGSGWRWGSDGRQAPPKITPTVEELQSRVQETLDLLSPRELSHFRVLLKTVDERPRVSPVRLELEGDSKAGLARLLAQHYYLPAVSRVLVKVLQQLRRADLLPRWQSAEDDDRREIPRKILKRSYDCVDGELDCYDLSGKRKAFLMCVEKNRPGAHRDVMLMTEWLGQCQFEHTSCIDPNKMELLGKISSFRDGLNEIKDDVGCCLVTLMSHGEKGFIKMKDGERVSLEDIFEMFNNKNCPALQEKPKIFIIQACRGEKRDNGVETDDEPMESDDVSEKRRLPTFSDYFIIYPTQAGVL; from the exons ATGGCGACGAGCCTTGGGAGCGGCTGGCGCTGGGGGTCCGACGGCCGCCAGGCGCCTCCGAAGATCACGCCGACCGTGGAGGAGCTGCAGAGCCGCGTGCAAGAGACGCTGGACCTGCTGTCCCCGCGGGAGCTGAGCCACTTCCGCGTCCTCCTCAAGACCGTGGACGAGCGGCCGCGCGTGAGCCCCGTGCGGCTGGAGCTGGAGGGCGACAGCAAGGCGGGGCTGGCCCGTCTCCTGGCCCAGCACTACTACCTGCCCGCCGTGTCGCGCGTTCTCGTCAAGGTGCTGCAGCAGCTGCGCCGCGCCGACCTGCTGCCGCGCTGGCAGAGCGCGGAAGACGACGACCGCCGGG AGATTCCAAGAAAGATTCTAAAGAGAAGCTATGACTGCGTGGATGGCGAACTG GACTGTTACGACCTGAGTGGCAAGCGGAAGGCTTTCCTCATGTGTGTGGAGAAGAACAGACCCGGGGCTCACCGGGACGTCATGCTAATGACCGAATGGCTTGGCCAATGCCAGTTTGAGCATACTTCGTGCATCGATCCcaacaaaatg GAGTTACTTGGGAAAATATCATCATTTCGGGATGGACTCAATGAAATTAAGGATGATGTTGGCTGTTGCCTTGTTACTCTTATGTCCCACGGGGAGAAAGGCTTTATTAAGATGAAAGATGGTGAGAGAGTCAGCCTGGAggacatttttgaaatgtttaataataaaaattgtccGGCACTTCAAGAGAAACCAAAGATCTTTATAATCCAGGCCTGCAGAGGAG agaaaagagataATGGTGTTGAGACAGACGATGAACCCATGGAGTCTGATGACGTATCTGAGAAGAGGAGGCTGCCCACATTCAGTGATTACTTCATCATCTATCCTACCCAGGCAG GAGTGCTGTGA
- the LOC131511627 gene encoding caspase-14-like isoform X2 has product MATSLGSGWRWGSDGRQAPPKITPTVEELQSRVQETLDLLSPRELSHFRVLLKTVDERPRVSPVRLELEGDSKAGLARLLAQHYYLPAVSRVLVKVLQQLRRADLLPRWQSAEDDDRREIPRKILKRSYDCVDGELDCYDLSGKRKAFLMCVEKNRPGAHRDVMLMTEWLGQCQFEHTSCIDPNKMELLGKISSFRDGLNEIKDDVGCCLVTLMSHGEKGFIKMKDGERVSLEDIFEMFNNKNCPALQEKPKIFIIQACRGEKRDNGVETDDEPMESDDVSEKRRLPTFSDYFIIYPTQADHVALRHPRTGSVMIEAMAEVFKQHGNKWHIADFFTKVNNRVVHTEFHLHEEPIKVSLVMESTLTKSVYF; this is encoded by the exons ATGGCGACGAGCCTTGGGAGCGGCTGGCGCTGGGGGTCCGACGGCCGCCAGGCGCCTCCGAAGATCACGCCGACCGTGGAGGAGCTGCAGAGCCGCGTGCAAGAGACGCTGGACCTGCTGTCCCCGCGGGAGCTGAGCCACTTCCGCGTCCTCCTCAAGACCGTGGACGAGCGGCCGCGCGTGAGCCCCGTGCGGCTGGAGCTGGAGGGCGACAGCAAGGCGGGGCTGGCCCGTCTCCTGGCCCAGCACTACTACCTGCCCGCCGTGTCGCGCGTTCTCGTCAAGGTGCTGCAGCAGCTGCGCCGCGCCGACCTGCTGCCGCGCTGGCAGAGCGCGGAAGACGACGACCGCCGGG AGATTCCAAGAAAGATTCTAAAGAGAAGCTATGACTGCGTGGATGGCGAACTG GACTGTTACGACCTGAGTGGCAAGCGGAAGGCTTTCCTCATGTGTGTGGAGAAGAACAGACCCGGGGCTCACCGGGACGTCATGCTAATGACCGAATGGCTTGGCCAATGCCAGTTTGAGCATACTTCGTGCATCGATCCcaacaaaatg GAGTTACTTGGGAAAATATCATCATTTCGGGATGGACTCAATGAAATTAAGGATGATGTTGGCTGTTGCCTTGTTACTCTTATGTCCCACGGGGAGAAAGGCTTTATTAAGATGAAAGATGGTGAGAGAGTCAGCCTGGAggacatttttgaaatgtttaataataaaaattgtccGGCACTTCAAGAGAAACCAAAGATCTTTATAATCCAGGCCTGCAGAGGAG agaaaagagataATGGTGTTGAGACAGACGATGAACCCATGGAGTCTGATGACGTATCTGAGAAGAGGAGGCTGCCCACATTCAGTGATTACTTCATCATCTATCCTACCCAGGCAG ATCACGTTGCTTTACGGCACCCTCGCACGGGCTCGGTGATGATTGAAGCGATGGCTGAGGTCTTTAAACAGCATGGAAATAAGTGGCACATCGCTGACTTTTTCACCAAA GTGAATAACAGAGTGGTGCACACTGAGTTTCATCTACACGAGGAACCCATAAAAGTGTCACTTGTCATGGAGTCGACTTTAACTAAATCTGTGTACTTTTGA
- the LOC131511627 gene encoding uncharacterized protein LOC131511627 isoform X4, translating into MATSLGSGWRWGSDGRQAPPKITPTVEELQSRVQETLDLLSPRELSHFRVLLKTVDERPRVSPVRLELEGDSKAGLARLLAQHYYLPAVSRVLVKVLQQLRRADLLPRWQSAEDDDRREIPRKILKRSYDCVDGELDCYDLSGKRKAFLMCVEKNRPGAHRDVMLMTEWLGQCQFEHTSCIDPNKMELLGKISSFRDGLNEIKDDVGCCLVTLMSHGEKGFIKMKDGERVSLEDIFEMFNNKNCPALQEKPKIFIIQACRGEKRDNGVETDDEPMESDDVSEKRRLPTFSDYFIIYPTQADEAAVNTRVYIFGRMFLFSLGKYKEWNGWFT; encoded by the exons ATGGCGACGAGCCTTGGGAGCGGCTGGCGCTGGGGGTCCGACGGCCGCCAGGCGCCTCCGAAGATCACGCCGACCGTGGAGGAGCTGCAGAGCCGCGTGCAAGAGACGCTGGACCTGCTGTCCCCGCGGGAGCTGAGCCACTTCCGCGTCCTCCTCAAGACCGTGGACGAGCGGCCGCGCGTGAGCCCCGTGCGGCTGGAGCTGGAGGGCGACAGCAAGGCGGGGCTGGCCCGTCTCCTGGCCCAGCACTACTACCTGCCCGCCGTGTCGCGCGTTCTCGTCAAGGTGCTGCAGCAGCTGCGCCGCGCCGACCTGCTGCCGCGCTGGCAGAGCGCGGAAGACGACGACCGCCGGG AGATTCCAAGAAAGATTCTAAAGAGAAGCTATGACTGCGTGGATGGCGAACTG GACTGTTACGACCTGAGTGGCAAGCGGAAGGCTTTCCTCATGTGTGTGGAGAAGAACAGACCCGGGGCTCACCGGGACGTCATGCTAATGACCGAATGGCTTGGCCAATGCCAGTTTGAGCATACTTCGTGCATCGATCCcaacaaaatg GAGTTACTTGGGAAAATATCATCATTTCGGGATGGACTCAATGAAATTAAGGATGATGTTGGCTGTTGCCTTGTTACTCTTATGTCCCACGGGGAGAAAGGCTTTATTAAGATGAAAGATGGTGAGAGAGTCAGCCTGGAggacatttttgaaatgtttaataataaaaattgtccGGCACTTCAAGAGAAACCAAAGATCTTTATAATCCAGGCCTGCAGAGGAG agaaaagagataATGGTGTTGAGACAGACGATGAACCCATGGAGTCTGATGACGTATCTGAGAAGAGGAGGCTGCCCACATTCAGTGATTACTTCATCATCTATCCTACCCAGGCAG ATGAAGCCGCTGTGAACACACGTGTGTACATCTTTGGGCGTATGTTTTTGTTCTCCTTGGGTAAATACAAAGAATGGAATGGTTGGTTCACATAG
- the RPSA gene encoding small ribosomal subunit protein uS2 isoform X1, producing MSGALDVLQMKEEDVLKFLAAGTHLGGTNLDFQMEQYIYKRKSDGIYIINLKRTWEKLLLAARAIVAIENPADVSVISSRNTGQRAVLKFAAATGATPIAGRFTPGTFTNQIQAAFREPRLLVVTDPRADHQPLTEASYVNLPTIALCNTDSPLRYVDIAIPCNNKGAHSVGLMWWMLAREVLRMRGTISREHPWEVMPDLYFYRDPEEIEKEEQAAAEKAVTKEEFQGEWTAPAPEFTATQPEVADWSEGVQVPSVPIQQFPTEDWSAQPATEDWSAAPTAQATEWVGTTTEWS from the exons ATGTCCGGAGCCCTTGATGTCCTGCAAATGAAGGAGGAGGATGTCCTCAAATTTCTTGCCGCAGGAACCCACTTAGGTGGCACCAACCTTGACTTCCAGATGGAACAGTACATCTACAAAAGGAAAAGTGATG GTATCTACATCATCAATCTGAAGAGAACCTGGGAGAAGCTTCTGCTGGCAGCTCGGGCCATTGTTGCCATTGAAAACCCAGCTGATGTCAGTGTCATATCATCCCGGAATACTGGCCAG CGAGCTGTGCTGAAGTTTGCTGCTGCGACCGGAGCCACTCCTATTGCTGGCCGCTTCACTCCCGGAACCTTCACTAACCAGATCCAGGCAGCCTTCCGGGAGCCCAGACTTCTGGTGGTCACCGATCCCAGGGCTGACCACCAGCCTCTCACCGAGGCGTCTTACGTTAACCTGCCTACCATCGCTCTGTGTAACACAGACTCTCCTCTGCGCTATGTGGACATCGCCATCCCTTGCAACAACAAG GGAGCTCACTCGGTGGGTCTGATGTGGTGGATGCTGGCCCGGGAAGTTCTGCGCATGCGTGGCACCATCTCCCGTGAACACCCCTGGGAGGTCATGCCTGACCTCTACTTCTATAGGGATCCTGAAGAG attgaaaaggaagagcagGCTGCTGCCGAAAAGGCTGTGACCAAGGAGGAATTTCAGGGTGAATGGACTGCTCCAGCTCCTGAGTTCACTGCTACGCAGCCTGAGGTCGCAGACTGGTCCGAAGGCGTGCAGGTGCCCTCCGTGCCTATCCAGCAGTTCCCCACTG AGGACTGGAGCGCTCAGCCCGCCACGGAAGACTGGTCTGCAGCCCCCACTGCTCAGGCCACCGAATGGGTGGGAACCACCACCGAGTGGTCTTGA
- the RPSA gene encoding small ribosomal subunit protein uS2 isoform X2, with protein MSGALDVLQMKEEDVLKFLAAGTHLGGTNLDFQMEQYIYKRKSDGIYIINLKRTWEKLLLAARAIVAIENPADVSVISSRNTGQRAVLKFAAATGATPIAGRFTPGTFTNQIQAAFREPRLLVVTDPRADHQPLTEASYVNLPTIALCNTDSPLRYVDIAIPCNNKGAHSVGLMWWMLAREVLRMRGTISREHPWEVMPDLYFYRDPEEIEKEEQAAAEKAVTKEEFQGEWTAPAPEFTATQPEVADWSEGVQVPSVPIQQFPTGTGPDASGWFSSQCAIAELLT; from the exons ATGTCCGGAGCCCTTGATGTCCTGCAAATGAAGGAGGAGGATGTCCTCAAATTTCTTGCCGCAGGAACCCACTTAGGTGGCACCAACCTTGACTTCCAGATGGAACAGTACATCTACAAAAGGAAAAGTGATG GTATCTACATCATCAATCTGAAGAGAACCTGGGAGAAGCTTCTGCTGGCAGCTCGGGCCATTGTTGCCATTGAAAACCCAGCTGATGTCAGTGTCATATCATCCCGGAATACTGGCCAG CGAGCTGTGCTGAAGTTTGCTGCTGCGACCGGAGCCACTCCTATTGCTGGCCGCTTCACTCCCGGAACCTTCACTAACCAGATCCAGGCAGCCTTCCGGGAGCCCAGACTTCTGGTGGTCACCGATCCCAGGGCTGACCACCAGCCTCTCACCGAGGCGTCTTACGTTAACCTGCCTACCATCGCTCTGTGTAACACAGACTCTCCTCTGCGCTATGTGGACATCGCCATCCCTTGCAACAACAAG GGAGCTCACTCGGTGGGTCTGATGTGGTGGATGCTGGCCCGGGAAGTTCTGCGCATGCGTGGCACCATCTCCCGTGAACACCCCTGGGAGGTCATGCCTGACCTCTACTTCTATAGGGATCCTGAAGAG attgaaaaggaagagcagGCTGCTGCCGAAAAGGCTGTGACCAAGGAGGAATTTCAGGGTGAATGGACTGCTCCAGCTCCTGAGTTCACTGCTACGCAGCCTGAGGTCGCAGACTGGTCCGAAGGCGTGCAGGTGCCCTCCGTGCCTATCCAGCAGTTCCCCACTGGTACGGGTCCTGATGCTTCAGGCTG GTTTTCATCCCAGTGTGCTATAGCTGAGCTGCTAACTTGA